The following are encoded together in the Deinococcus humi genome:
- a CDS encoding enoyl-CoA hydratase-related protein, with the protein MTQLDELEFENVQIDRHGPLAVLTVNRPKALNALNAETLGEISAAVDVIVEDAEVGALIITGGGDRAFVAGADITEFKTLDGVYAGRELSLAGQDVMHRIATLPIPVIAAINGFALGGGLELALACDIRVASTRAKLGLPEVTLGLLPGFGGTQRLSRLIGAGRALDLMLTARQVGAEEALSMGLVNYVADDVLSKSREVAESILKNAPIALSLVKEAVRRGLDTTLDAGLEVEADLFGLLVATKDFGEGVDAFLNKRRADFQGE; encoded by the coding sequence ATGACGCAACTGGACGAGCTGGAATTTGAGAATGTGCAGATTGATCGCCACGGCCCTCTTGCGGTTCTGACGGTCAATCGCCCCAAAGCGCTGAACGCGCTGAATGCCGAGACCCTGGGCGAGATCAGTGCAGCAGTGGACGTGATCGTCGAGGACGCCGAGGTGGGCGCGCTGATCATTACCGGGGGCGGGGACCGGGCGTTCGTCGCGGGGGCGGACATCACCGAGTTCAAGACCTTGGATGGCGTGTATGCAGGCCGCGAACTATCGCTGGCTGGGCAGGATGTCATGCACAGGATCGCCACGCTGCCCATCCCGGTGATCGCAGCCATCAACGGCTTTGCGCTGGGTGGCGGGCTGGAGTTGGCCCTGGCCTGCGACATCCGTGTCGCGTCCACGCGCGCAAAGCTAGGCCTGCCAGAGGTGACGCTGGGCCTGCTGCCGGGTTTCGGCGGCACACAACGTCTATCGCGCCTGATCGGGGCAGGCCGCGCGCTGGACCTGATGCTCACTGCCCGTCAGGTCGGGGCTGAGGAAGCCCTGAGCATGGGCCTGGTCAATTACGTGGCCGACGATGTCCTGAGCAAGTCGCGCGAGGTGGCCGAATCCATCTTGAAGAACGCCCCGATTGCTCTGTCGCTGGTCAAGGAAGCGGTGCGCCGGGGCCTGGACACCACGCTGGACGCCGGGCTGGAGGTCGAGGCAGACCTGTTCGGACTGCTGGTCGCCACCAAGGATTTTGGTGAGGGGGTGGACGCTTTCCTGAACAAGCGCCGGGCAGATTTTCAGGGTGAGTGA
- a CDS encoding transcription elongation factor GreA yields MTQERITMTQRGYDKLAETLHHLKTVRREQISEYMGIAIADGDLRESAAYDEARMQQSENEARIAEIENQLERAEIIEGDASKGAGLGAKIRVRDEKGNERLFELVGTYEVDVPKGRVSDASPFGQALAGKREGDTVTVQLPKGTAKFEVLSVDYD; encoded by the coding sequence ATGACTCAGGAACGCATCACCATGACCCAGCGCGGTTACGACAAGCTGGCCGAAACCCTGCACCATCTGAAGACCGTGCGCCGCGAGCAGATTTCGGAGTACATGGGCATCGCCATCGCCGACGGCGACCTGCGCGAAAGTGCCGCCTACGACGAGGCCCGCATGCAGCAGAGCGAGAACGAGGCCCGCATCGCTGAGATCGAGAACCAGCTGGAGCGCGCCGAGATCATCGAGGGCGACGCCAGCAAGGGCGCGGGCCTGGGAGCGAAGATCCGGGTGCGCGATGAGAAGGGCAACGAGCGACTGTTCGAGTTGGTGGGCACCTACGAGGTGGACGTGCCCAAGGGCCGGGTCAGCGATGCCAGCCCCTTCGGGCAGGCGTTGGCGGGCAAACGTGAGGGCGATACGGTGACCGTGCAACTGCCCAAGGGAACGGCAAAGTTTGAAGTCCTGTCGGTGGACTACGACTGA
- the recJ gene encoding single-stranded-DNA-specific exonuclease RecJ yields the protein MKVATSALPAAQWLLAPPASREELLAVMRQWRVSPPLAQVLHGRGLTPALLDPPLALTPNPALREAARRIVGAVRQKKRIRIHGDYDADGVSATAVLVLGLRALGANVHGFIPHRLNEGYGVHPDKVAEHAENCDLLVTVDCGVSNVDEVAALLDLGTEVIITDHHTPGDNFPAALVVHPSLTDGYDSALHNLTGAGVAYHLLWAIHAELGLPEPRSLSALATLGTVADVAPLIGENRALVRAGLEALETTELPGLRALLDSGRVRRPTARDVAFVLAPRINAAGRLGEADIALELLTTASRHDAGRLAEYLETRNGERRKLQDEMFTQALRIADPAEPALVVTHPDWHAGVMGIVASKLVETYHKPVFIVAQGKGSVRSTPGISAVEGLRYSEDLLKRYGGHTGAAGFSLDEAQFGAFRQRIHAYVGQFPSPVPRVRLDAPLPTLGATQELVDGASTFEPFGEGHAPPLWHVRDQLSDTRLVGKRGDSLQFRVGALRGIKYGEDNAAPGERDLATGLVVSEWRGQSRLEYHAQALRPPAGVALDLSVPAGLDLPRLNPKDAMQRLTAGASAYATPAVAAYLRDNVPGLRLLEAGEEWPGGELILYALPAEADLRRWLLSWGKLAFALGPKTLAELEGALTRHHLSAPPANPLADATADEAHMARAADAYRRWQWVHHWRTLDDAGWTASVYAMLGLDVPNREPQRSPATEL from the coding sequence ATGAAGGTGGCAACTTCGGCACTTCCCGCTGCCCAGTGGCTGCTGGCCCCACCTGCCAGCCGTGAGGAACTGCTGGCGGTAATGCGTCAGTGGCGTGTCTCACCGCCGCTGGCGCAGGTGTTACATGGGCGCGGCCTGACCCCAGCGTTGCTGGACCCCCCGCTGGCCCTGACCCCCAACCCGGCCCTGCGCGAGGCGGCGCGGCGCATCGTGGGCGCGGTGCGGCAGAAGAAGCGCATCCGCATTCATGGCGATTACGATGCCGATGGCGTCAGCGCCACGGCGGTGCTGGTGCTGGGCTTGCGGGCGTTGGGCGCGAACGTCCACGGCTTCATCCCCCACCGCCTGAATGAAGGATACGGCGTCCATCCTGACAAGGTGGCCGAGCACGCCGAGAACTGCGATCTGCTGGTCACGGTGGACTGCGGGGTCAGCAATGTGGACGAGGTGGCCGCGCTGCTTGACCTGGGAACCGAGGTCATCATTACCGACCATCACACGCCGGGAGACAATTTTCCGGCGGCGTTGGTGGTGCATCCCAGCCTGACCGACGGCTACGATTCGGCCCTGCACAACCTGACCGGTGCGGGCGTGGCCTACCACCTGCTGTGGGCCATTCACGCCGAGCTGGGGTTGCCTGAGCCAAGATCCCTGAGTGCCCTGGCCACGCTGGGCACCGTGGCGGACGTGGCCCCGCTGATTGGCGAGAACCGCGCCCTGGTACGCGCTGGACTGGAAGCGCTGGAGACCACCGAGTTGCCCGGCCTGCGCGCGTTGCTGGATTCCGGGCGCGTGCGGCGGCCCACGGCGCGGGATGTGGCCTTCGTCCTCGCGCCCAGGATCAACGCTGCTGGACGGTTGGGCGAGGCCGACATTGCGCTGGAGCTGCTGACCACCGCCAGTCGCCATGACGCCGGACGGCTGGCCGAATATCTGGAAACCCGCAACGGCGAGCGGCGTAAGTTGCAGGACGAGATGTTTACTCAGGCTTTGCGGATCGCCGATCCCGCTGAACCCGCGCTGGTGGTGACCCACCCCGACTGGCACGCGGGGGTGATGGGCATCGTGGCGAGCAAGCTGGTGGAGACATACCACAAACCCGTGTTCATCGTGGCGCAGGGTAAGGGTTCGGTCCGCAGCACGCCGGGCATCAGCGCGGTGGAAGGGCTGCGCTACAGCGAGGATCTCCTCAAGCGTTACGGCGGCCACACCGGGGCGGCAGGCTTCTCGCTGGACGAGGCGCAGTTCGGGGCCTTTCGCCAGCGCATCCATGCCTATGTGGGGCAGTTTCCCTCGCCGGTGCCGCGTGTGCGTCTGGACGCGCCGCTGCCCACGCTGGGGGCGACGCAAGAGCTGGTGGACGGGGCCAGCACTTTCGAGCCGTTCGGCGAGGGCCACGCCCCCCCGCTGTGGCATGTACGTGATCAGCTCAGCGACACCCGGCTGGTGGGCAAGCGCGGCGACAGCCTGCAGTTTCGCGTCGGGGCACTACGGGGCATCAAATACGGCGAGGACAACGCCGCGCCGGGAGAACGGGACCTCGCCACGGGGCTGGTGGTCAGCGAGTGGCGCGGGCAGTCCCGGCTGGAGTACCACGCTCAGGCGCTGCGCCCGCCCGCCGGGGTGGCGCTGGATCTGAGTGTTCCCGCGGGGCTTGACCTGCCCCGGCTGAACCCCAAAGACGCCATGCAACGCCTGACTGCTGGGGCCAGCGCATACGCCACTCCAGCAGTGGCCGCGTATCTGCGCGACAATGTCCCGGGGCTCCGGCTGCTGGAAGCGGGCGAGGAGTGGCCTGGTGGCGAGCTGATCCTGTACGCCCTGCCTGCCGAGGCCGATCTGAGACGCTGGCTGCTGTCGTGGGGAAAGCTGGCCTTTGCGCTGGGGCCAAAGACGCTGGCCGAGTTGGAGGGCGCGCTGACGCGTCACCACCTGAGCGCTCCACCTGCCAATCCGCTGGCCGATGCCACAGCGGACGAGGCGCATATGGCCCGCGCTGCCGACGCCTACCGCCGCTGGCAATGGGTGCACCACTGGCGCACTCTGGACGATGCGGGCTGGACGGCCTCGGTATACGCCATGCTGGGGCTGGACGTGCCGAACCGGGAGCCACAACGGTCTCCGGCTACTGAGCTTTAA
- a CDS encoding S-layer homology domain-containing protein, giving the protein MRKSLILISTLALSLGVAGAQDTAPATSPVPVTLTDVPAGHWAKDAVDRIVQCGLIQGFPDGTFRGNENLTRYQAALIFYRLLQTGALSTCGMSQEDMTTVANGMQEVSTEMAAIAGRLTDLEKLNADQQARIDALEAKINEMGNAAGNADTAALTARIDALEAAVQNIPAGPAGPAGPAGPAGPAGPAGPAGPAGAAGTTTTVTPVAVPDTTPVPGTTVVIGEPTTDLSTASAKTLYAGISAGANFVNPSSNCINNIQKSKAATNLCVSAGAMIGSTSVIGPVGARVSAQYQPGFNAIHADVNATYNLNAGNLHPYVGAGLGLTSSKSRTATTNTNATDTYINALVGLDFRITDSIAAFVEGNGRYYLTNKGFGTGLSNVRNDGTGTDQFNGSTDAAKTTRGFGGAVKAGLKFYF; this is encoded by the coding sequence ATGCGTAAATCCCTTATTCTGATCTCAACCCTTGCCCTGAGCCTCGGCGTCGCCGGAGCGCAGGACACCGCGCCTGCCACCAGCCCCGTTCCCGTGACCCTGACCGACGTGCCTGCTGGGCACTGGGCTAAGGACGCTGTGGACCGTATCGTGCAGTGTGGCCTGATCCAGGGCTTCCCCGATGGCACCTTCCGTGGCAATGAGAACCTGACCCGTTACCAGGCCGCCCTGATTTTCTACCGCCTTCTGCAGACTGGCGCACTGAGCACCTGCGGCATGAGCCAGGAAGACATGACGACCGTCGCCAACGGTATGCAGGAAGTCAGCACCGAGATGGCTGCCATTGCAGGCCGCTTGACCGATCTGGAGAAGCTGAACGCTGACCAGCAGGCCCGCATTGACGCCCTGGAAGCCAAAATCAACGAGATGGGCAACGCAGCCGGCAACGCCGACACCGCCGCGCTGACCGCCCGGATTGATGCTCTAGAAGCTGCTGTGCAGAACATCCCTGCTGGCCCCGCCGGTCCTGCTGGCCCCGCCGGTCCTGCTGGCCCCGCCGGTCCTGCTGGCCCCGCCGGTCCTGCTGGTGCTGCGGGCACGACCACTACCGTTACCCCTGTGGCGGTCCCCGACACCACTCCGGTCCCTGGCACCACCGTCGTGATCGGCGAGCCCACCACCGACCTGAGCACGGCGAGCGCCAAGACCCTGTACGCCGGGATCAGCGCCGGAGCCAACTTCGTCAATCCGTCAAGCAACTGCATCAACAACATCCAGAAGAGCAAGGCCGCCACCAATCTGTGTGTCTCCGCTGGTGCAATGATCGGCTCTACCAGCGTGATCGGTCCGGTCGGCGCCCGTGTGTCTGCCCAGTACCAGCCCGGCTTCAATGCCATTCACGCTGATGTGAACGCGACCTATAACCTCAATGCGGGCAACCTGCATCCCTACGTGGGCGCGGGTCTGGGTCTGACCAGCAGCAAATCGCGCACTGCCACCACCAATACCAATGCAACCGATACTTACATCAACGCGCTGGTGGGTCTGGACTTCCGCATTACCGACAGCATCGCTGCGTTCGTGGAAGGTAACGGGCGCTACTACCTGACCAATAAGGGCTTCGGCACGGGTCTGAGCAACGTCCGTAACGATGGCACTGGTACTGACCAGTTTAACGGTAGCACCGATGCTGCTAAAACCACCCGCGGCTTCGGCGGCGCGGTCAAGGCCGGCCTGAAGTTCTACTTCTAA
- a CDS encoding ABC transporter substrate-binding protein — MNVKRLSRISLAVAAALTVGQAFAATRGGQMVFGRYADSLFLDPVLNDANLDIWILTNLYDTLLQPTNDGKGVQPGLASSYTTAKDGKSMVLTLRPGLKFADGSALTAGDVKWSLDRARNPEAGAWNSSLASISSITASGNKVTLNLKQPDPTLPAALATFNAAIMPQKLFTAAPGKNDAEKAKAFADKPIGSGPFVLSEWKRGSYMVMKRNPYYWKKGDDGKALPYLDSVRFEIIPDDNTRILKLQAGELQLAEFIPLSRVAELKADSRINMTLFPSTKVNSILMNNRPKLNDGTENPLSDPNVRQALNYAANKDALIQVVTYGTGKPMKSYMSSTTPLFDAKQPGFPYDLAKAKALMAASKYKNGFELTVLATSGSADDLALLTALQQMWGAIGVKLKIEQLDAATKTARYRANDFQMRTAAWTNDINDPSQITTYYAVFDNIESVHTGFKSAEIDKLFAQSQQELNAAKRAAQYQQIQSLYLKAAPIVYLYETPYPVAMSKKVKGFFQIPLGNNLFASAYLEK; from the coding sequence ATGAACGTGAAGAGACTGTCCCGCATTTCCCTTGCCGTCGCCGCCGCCCTGACTGTGGGTCAGGCCTTCGCCGCCACCCGTGGTGGACAGATGGTGTTCGGGCGCTACGCCGACTCGCTATTTCTTGACCCGGTGCTCAACGATGCCAACCTGGACATCTGGATTCTGACCAACCTGTACGACACCCTGCTGCAGCCCACCAACGATGGCAAGGGCGTGCAGCCGGGGCTGGCGAGCAGCTACACCACCGCCAAGGACGGCAAGAGTATGGTCCTGACTCTGCGGCCGGGACTGAAATTCGCCGACGGCAGTGCCCTGACGGCGGGCGACGTAAAATGGTCCCTGGATCGTGCCCGCAACCCTGAAGCCGGGGCCTGGAACAGTTCGCTGGCCAGCATCAGCTCCATCACCGCCAGTGGCAACAAGGTCACGCTGAACCTCAAGCAGCCGGACCCCACCCTGCCCGCCGCACTGGCCACGTTCAATGCCGCGATCATGCCGCAAAAACTCTTTACGGCCGCTCCTGGCAAGAACGACGCCGAGAAGGCCAAGGCCTTTGCCGACAAACCCATAGGCTCCGGCCCGTTTGTCCTGAGCGAGTGGAAGCGCGGATCATACATGGTTATGAAGCGCAATCCGTACTACTGGAAGAAGGGCGACGACGGCAAGGCGCTGCCTTATCTGGACAGCGTGCGCTTCGAGATTATCCCCGACGACAACACCCGCATCCTGAAGCTGCAAGCCGGGGAATTGCAGCTTGCGGAGTTCATCCCTCTGAGCCGCGTGGCCGAACTGAAGGCCGATTCCAGGATCAACATGACGCTGTTTCCGTCCACCAAGGTCAACAGCATCCTGATGAACAACCGCCCCAAGCTGAACGATGGCACCGAGAATCCGCTGAGTGATCCGAACGTGCGTCAGGCCCTAAACTACGCGGCCAACAAGGACGCGCTGATCCAGGTGGTGACCTACGGCACCGGCAAGCCCATGAAGTCGTACATGTCATCCACCACGCCGCTGTTTGACGCCAAGCAGCCTGGTTTCCCCTACGATCTGGCCAAGGCCAAGGCGTTGATGGCCGCCAGCAAGTACAAGAACGGCTTTGAGCTGACCGTGCTGGCCACCAGCGGCAGCGCAGACGATCTGGCCCTCTTGACCGCGCTGCAGCAGATGTGGGGCGCGATTGGCGTCAAGCTCAAGATCGAGCAGCTCGACGCCGCCACCAAGACCGCCCGCTACCGCGCCAACGACTTCCAGATGCGGACGGCGGCCTGGACCAATGACATCAACGATCCCAGTCAGATCACCACGTACTACGCCGTCTTCGACAACATCGAGTCCGTCCACACCGGATTCAAGAGTGCCGAGATCGATAAATTGTTTGCCCAGAGCCAGCAGGAGCTGAACGCGGCCAAGCGCGCCGCCCAGTACCAGCAGATCCAGAGCCTCTACCTGAAGGCCGCGCCCATCGTGTACCTGTACGAGACGCCTTACCCGGTGGCGATGTCCAAGAAGGTCAAGGGCTTCTTCCAGATTCCGCTGGGCAACAACCTCTTCGCCTCGGCTTACCTCGAGAAGTAG
- a CDS encoding lipopolysaccharide assembly protein LapA domain-containing protein: MRLVSFIQVLLLLAILAYLTLFTLENPDPVRLPLPFGRGELSLSVGVTVALFALIGAAYTTLLLLPPVWRERLRRRRERRERRAVEERLTATLQARLGSLPTSVPARNLPVHSDGPSA; this comes from the coding sequence ATGCGCCTCGTTTCCTTCATTCAGGTGCTGTTGCTGCTGGCCATCCTGGCTTACCTGACCCTGTTCACGCTAGAGAACCCGGATCCGGTGCGTCTGCCTCTGCCGTTCGGACGCGGTGAGCTGTCATTGTCGGTCGGCGTGACCGTAGCTCTGTTCGCGCTGATTGGCGCGGCTTACACCACCCTGCTGCTGCTGCCTCCAGTCTGGCGTGAGCGTCTGCGCCGCCGCCGGGAGCGCCGGGAACGCCGCGCGGTGGAAGAGCGGCTGACCGCCACTCTGCAGGCCCGGTTGGGGTCTCTGCCCACATCAGTCCCAGCCAGGAACCTGCCCGTGCACAGTGATGGTCCATCCGCATGA
- a CDS encoding S66 family peptidase, with protein sequence MSPSFVRPTRLPPGSRVAALSLSSGFVTEVMNRYQTGVRQVEHEFGWEVVASPNAMRGEAFLSAHPEARADDLHWALQNPEIDGLLSIIGGDDSVRLLPHLDLGVIHSHPKPFLGFSDSTVTLLAFLRAGVTAYHGPSLLTDLAENGGMHPFTVQGIRRALVDAPQPFDLSPAPEWTEHFSDWADTALQGVRRPFAPGDGWQWLQGEAAVQGHLIGGCLEVLDMLNGTPGWPTPALWDGAVLALETSEDVPAPRQVGYWLRNYAAQGILARAAGLLLARPRSYTTEMVEELYGWVRRVLCEAEREDLPVVANLDFGHTSPQLTLPLGAQVWLDPAAGRITVLP encoded by the coding sequence ATGTCGCCCTCTTTCGTTCGCCCCACCCGGTTACCCCCCGGTTCGCGGGTAGCGGCCCTGAGTCTGTCCAGCGGCTTCGTAACCGAAGTCATGAACCGCTATCAGACGGGCGTCCGTCAGGTAGAACATGAATTTGGATGGGAGGTGGTGGCCTCTCCCAATGCCATGCGCGGCGAAGCCTTCCTGTCCGCCCACCCCGAGGCCCGCGCCGACGATCTGCACTGGGCGCTTCAGAACCCCGAGATCGATGGCCTTCTCAGCATTATCGGTGGGGACGACAGCGTACGGCTGCTGCCCCACCTGGACCTGGGAGTGATCCACAGCCACCCCAAGCCATTTCTGGGCTTCAGCGACAGTACAGTGACCTTGCTAGCCTTCCTCCGGGCGGGCGTCACGGCCTACCACGGTCCATCCCTGCTCACCGATCTGGCTGAGAACGGCGGGATGCATCCCTTTACCGTCCAGGGCATCCGCCGCGCGCTGGTCGACGCGCCGCAGCCCTTTGACCTCTCCCCCGCCCCGGAGTGGACCGAGCATTTCAGCGACTGGGCCGATACAGCTTTGCAGGGCGTGCGGCGCCCCTTCGCGCCGGGCGACGGCTGGCAGTGGCTGCAAGGGGAGGCTGCCGTGCAGGGTCACCTGATCGGCGGCTGCCTGGAGGTGCTGGACATGCTAAACGGCACCCCTGGCTGGCCCACACCAGCGTTGTGGGACGGGGCAGTGCTGGCGCTGGAAACCAGCGAGGACGTGCCTGCACCGCGCCAGGTGGGGTACTGGCTGAGAAATTACGCCGCGCAGGGCATCCTGGCCCGCGCCGCCGGGCTGTTGCTGGCCCGCCCAAGGAGCTACACAACCGAAATGGTGGAGGAACTGTACGGCTGGGTGCGCCGCGTGCTGTGCGAGGCAGAGCGCGAGGACCTGCCAGTGGTGGCAAACCTCGATTTCGGCCACACCAGCCCGCAACTGACCCTGCCACTGGGCGCGCAGGTGTGGCTTGACCCGGCGGCGGGGCGGATCACGGTCCTGCCTTAA
- a CDS encoding ABC transporter permease → MHASYVIRRLLQIIPTFLAVMLVVFLLVRLLPGDPASAILGDRATAEIVERTNRELGLDRPLPVQFGVFVRNLLQGDLGDSISLKIPVLRLIGERLPTTLFLTVYAALLGVLMAVPLAVLAAVRRNTWVDALIRAVFQVGLSLPVFYVALQLLSLLGARLGWFPIGGYGETFGEHLYHLFLPALTLGLNLAAILVRTLRNSIIEVLTAEYVDFARAKGLRSRVIMIRHVLRNALIATVTLLGLNIGALIGGAVITETVFAIPGVGRLMVDAIFGRDYPVIQGLTLTFAVIVSLVFLITDLIHARLDPRAELS, encoded by the coding sequence ATGCACGCGAGTTACGTGATCCGGCGCTTGCTCCAGATCATTCCCACCTTTCTGGCTGTGATGCTGGTGGTGTTCTTGCTGGTGCGCCTGCTGCCGGGCGATCCGGCCAGCGCTATTCTGGGCGACCGGGCCACTGCCGAGATCGTGGAGCGCACCAACCGTGAACTGGGTCTGGACCGGCCCCTGCCGGTGCAATTCGGGGTCTTTGTTCGCAACCTGCTCCAGGGGGACCTGGGAGACAGCATCAGCCTCAAGATCCCGGTGCTGCGCCTGATCGGCGAGCGGCTGCCCACGACCCTCTTTCTGACCGTCTACGCCGCCTTGCTAGGCGTACTGATGGCCGTTCCGCTGGCGGTGCTGGCCGCCGTACGCCGCAACACCTGGGTGGACGCACTGATCCGCGCGGTGTTTCAGGTGGGGCTGTCGCTCCCGGTGTTCTACGTGGCGCTGCAACTGCTGAGCCTGCTGGGCGCGCGGCTGGGCTGGTTTCCCATCGGGGGTTACGGCGAGACCTTTGGGGAACACCTGTACCACCTGTTCCTGCCCGCGCTGACCCTGGGGCTGAACCTGGCGGCGATTCTGGTCCGCACCCTGCGCAACAGCATCATTGAGGTCCTGACCGCCGAGTACGTGGACTTCGCGCGGGCCAAGGGATTACGCAGCCGCGTGATCATGATCCGCCACGTGCTGCGTAACGCCCTGATCGCCACCGTCACGCTGCTGGGCCTGAACATCGGCGCGCTGATCGGCGGCGCAGTCATCACCGAGACGGTGTTCGCCATCCCCGGTGTCGGCCGCCTGATGGTGGACGCCATTTTCGGGCGCGACTACCCCGTGATTCAGGGCCTGACATTGACCTTCGCCGTCATCGTGTCGCTAGTTTTCCTGATCACCGATCTGATCCACGCCCGCCTCGATCCTCGTGCGGAGCTGTCATGA
- a CDS encoding phosphohydrolase, which produces MSDATRLDQKLSRRADQKFKLSVQAGTVQDVEGVQAEPTLTTEANPKDPSGRVVEFTTPRSKLIAEADAAIRADLKDFPRALAAYTALASDPEALAHWDMANYITMRKLGYNDHGRVHSFITGAASLAITELLLEGGVKPDIMDSGVGDADDVYLAVILGTMLHDIGNQIHRVSHEQHGVALALPILERIMGPLYPDAFKRAKVRSFILSSINCHDLNPPPLTLEGGITAVADGTDITKGRGRKAFSLGSVDIHSISALAVDEVVIERGRNTPVLINVTMNNSGGIFQVEEILAPKVIRTPMRRYVELRAATRPEGEEQILSRVRLEGDHFVMDLESGQRVAVEVDDRQQRAQEAMAAALDTGVERR; this is translated from the coding sequence GTGAGTGACGCCACGCGCCTCGACCAGAAACTCTCGCGGCGGGCCGATCAGAAGTTCAAATTAAGTGTGCAGGCGGGCACCGTGCAGGACGTAGAGGGCGTACAGGCCGAGCCGACGCTGACTACTGAAGCCAACCCCAAGGACCCCAGTGGCCGTGTCGTCGAGTTCACCACGCCGCGCTCCAAGCTGATCGCGGAGGCCGACGCCGCCATCCGGGCGGACCTGAAAGACTTTCCGCGTGCGCTGGCCGCCTACACGGCCCTGGCCAGCGACCCCGAGGCGCTGGCCCACTGGGATATGGCGAACTACATCACCATGCGGAAGTTAGGCTACAACGACCACGGGCGGGTCCATTCCTTTATCACCGGGGCCGCCAGCCTCGCCATCACCGAGCTGTTGCTGGAGGGCGGGGTCAAACCCGACATCATGGATTCGGGGGTGGGCGACGCCGATGACGTGTATCTGGCCGTGATCCTAGGAACCATGCTGCATGACATCGGCAACCAGATCCACCGGGTCTCACACGAGCAGCACGGCGTCGCCCTGGCGCTGCCGATTCTGGAGCGGATCATGGGACCGCTGTACCCTGATGCCTTCAAGCGGGCCAAGGTGCGTTCGTTCATCCTGAGCTCAATCAACTGTCACGACCTGAATCCACCACCGCTGACTCTGGAAGGCGGCATCACTGCCGTGGCCGACGGCACCGACATCACCAAGGGACGAGGGCGCAAGGCCTTCTCACTGGGCAGCGTGGACATCCACTCAATCAGCGCGCTGGCCGTTGATGAGGTGGTGATCGAACGGGGCCGCAACACTCCAGTCCTGATCAACGTGACCATGAACAATTCAGGCGGCATCTTTCAGGTGGAAGAGATCCTGGCGCCCAAGGTGATCCGCACTCCGATGCGCCGCTATGTAGAACTACGGGCCGCCACCCGTCCCGAAGGTGAAGAGCAGATCCTGTCGCGGGTTCGGCTGGAAGGGGATCATTTCGTGATGGACCTGGAAAGTGGTCAGCGGGTGGCGGTGGAAGTTGACGACCGCCAGCAACGCGCGCAGGAGGCGATGGCGGCAGCGCTGGACACTGGGGTGGAACGGCGCTAA
- a CDS encoding ABC transporter permease → MTTMHSPALEVAVRPRRRWPKPTLLIGLALLLLLLAAALFPRALAPFSPTDFDYEALLKGPSAKHPFGTDNFGRDVLSRVIYGTRTDLQIAVFTTLFPFLFGTLLGALTGYLGRWSDAVVGRIADLVVVFPFLVLVIAIVAVLGPGLTNMYIAVSAVGWVSYWRLTRGEVMAQKKAEYAQAGRVLGYSPGRILLRHLLPNAVTPAIVYLMTDMSLGILLGASLGYLGLGAQPPTPEWGVMVADGKNFMATAWWISTFPGLALTLAGVTFSLIGDGLADALRPRA, encoded by the coding sequence ATGACCACCATGCATTCCCCCGCGCTGGAGGTGGCCGTTCGCCCGCGCCGCCGCTGGCCCAAGCCCACGCTGCTGATCGGGCTGGCGCTGCTGCTTCTGCTGCTCGCGGCGGCGCTGTTTCCGCGCGCGCTGGCCCCCTTCAGCCCCACCGATTTCGATTACGAGGCGCTGCTCAAGGGCCCGAGCGCCAAACACCCTTTCGGCACCGACAATTTCGGGCGCGACGTGCTGAGCCGTGTGATCTACGGCACGCGCACCGATCTGCAGATCGCCGTGTTCACGACCCTCTTCCCCTTTCTCTTCGGCACGCTGCTGGGTGCGCTGACCGGTTACCTGGGCCGCTGGAGCGACGCTGTGGTGGGCCGGATTGCCGATCTGGTGGTGGTCTTTCCCTTTCTGGTGCTGGTCATCGCCATCGTGGCAGTGCTGGGGCCGGGGCTGACCAACATGTACATCGCCGTCAGTGCGGTGGGCTGGGTCAGCTACTGGCGGCTGACACGCGGCGAGGTCATGGCGCAGAAGAAGGCCGAGTACGCGCAGGCCGGACGGGTGCTGGGCTACAGCCCGGGCCGGATCCTGCTGCGCCACCTGCTGCCCAACGCCGTCACGCCCGCCATCGTGTACCTGATGACCGATATGAGTCTGGGCATCCTGCTGGGCGCGTCGCTGGGTTACCTGGGCCTGGGCGCACAGCCGCCGACCCCCGAATGGGGCGTGATGGTAGCCGACGGCAAGAACTTCATGGCCACCGCGTGGTGGATCAGCACCTTTCCGGGGCTGGCGCTGACGCTGGCAGGTGTGACCTTCAGCCTGATCGGAGACGGTCTGGCCGACGCGCTGAGGCCCCGCGCATGA